A window of the Microbacterium sp. AZCO genome harbors these coding sequences:
- a CDS encoding SdpI family protein — protein sequence MAVFGILTWVFTALLLVLLIACIAASRGTLPLNHLFGVRFPALMRNEAAWRTGHAACILPAAVCFALALVCSLVGLAVPAVHIVTVAVFAGAIVWVGVRGSRAAEAA from the coding sequence TTGGCGGTCTTCGGCATCCTGACCTGGGTCTTCACCGCGCTGCTGCTCGTGCTCCTCATCGCGTGCATCGCGGCGAGCCGGGGGACGCTGCCTCTCAACCACCTCTTCGGCGTCCGCTTCCCCGCATTGATGCGCAACGAGGCGGCCTGGCGTACGGGTCATGCGGCGTGCATCCTCCCGGCGGCCGTGTGCTTCGCGCTCGCCCTCGTCTGCAGCCTGGTGGGGCTCGCGGTTCCCGCCGTCCACATCGTCACGGTCGCCGTCTTCGCGGGCGCGATCGTCTGGGTGGGCGTTCGCGGCTCACGGGCCGCCGAGGCCGCCTGA
- a CDS encoding aldehyde dehydrogenase family protein has translation MSNTVTDAPVTTGLYIGGEVRETPDTLEIPDPGKPGVVVGHAAAATPDDVADAVAAARSAFPAWAALTAQERAAKMAEAIAGIADDRDADAAILSQENGKIRMEAWVDALVFEIRWNLALMLADEVDRGHTLPVVPGAIPVSTEVSYQPLGVVTVIVPFNWPIAILGASLPHALLAGNTAIVKPPPSAPLATTRVVQRVAEKLPPGVLNIVTGKDENMAGLIADVDKVCFTGSVNGGKRIMETASKTLTRVTLELGGNDAAVFLEDAVLDDTHLDRLYAAIFDTTGQICMNAKRVFVHRSRVDEVVAGLASRLEQATIGYGLDEGTTMGPLHSSAQKAFVEEIVQEAKDAGADVREYGELPGGDLAGGNFLRPAIVVDADPSLRVVTQEQFGPVIPILPFDTEEEAVRLANDTWGGLCGSVWTASSEAAQRVGSQLVCGYVWVNDHGATRLDLRAPFGGMKQSGIGREQGIEGVRAFQDTRSIATIDPDALAAMAH, from the coding sequence TTGTCGAACACAGTGACGGATGCCCCGGTCACGACGGGGCTGTACATCGGCGGCGAGGTGCGCGAGACGCCCGATACCCTCGAGATCCCCGACCCGGGCAAGCCCGGCGTGGTCGTGGGCCACGCGGCGGCGGCGACCCCCGACGACGTCGCCGACGCGGTCGCCGCAGCCCGGTCGGCGTTCCCCGCCTGGGCGGCCCTCACGGCGCAGGAGCGCGCCGCGAAGATGGCCGAGGCGATCGCCGGCATCGCCGACGACCGCGACGCGGACGCCGCGATCCTCTCGCAGGAGAACGGCAAGATCCGCATGGAGGCGTGGGTCGATGCCCTCGTCTTCGAGATCCGCTGGAACCTCGCCCTCATGCTCGCGGACGAGGTGGATCGCGGTCACACGCTTCCCGTCGTGCCCGGAGCGATCCCGGTCTCCACCGAGGTCTCCTATCAGCCGCTCGGCGTCGTGACGGTCATCGTGCCGTTCAACTGGCCGATCGCGATCCTGGGCGCCTCGCTCCCGCACGCCCTGCTCGCGGGCAACACCGCGATCGTGAAGCCGCCGCCCTCGGCGCCGCTCGCGACGACCCGCGTCGTCCAGCGCGTCGCCGAGAAGCTTCCGCCGGGCGTACTCAACATCGTCACGGGCAAGGACGAGAACATGGCGGGGCTCATCGCCGATGTCGACAAGGTCTGCTTCACCGGCAGCGTCAACGGCGGCAAGCGCATCATGGAGACGGCGTCCAAGACGCTCACCCGCGTGACGCTCGAACTCGGCGGCAACGATGCGGCGGTGTTCCTCGAGGACGCCGTTCTCGACGACACGCACCTCGACCGCCTGTATGCCGCGATCTTCGACACGACCGGTCAGATCTGCATGAACGCGAAGCGCGTGTTCGTGCACCGCTCCCGCGTCGACGAGGTCGTCGCGGGCCTCGCGTCACGACTCGAGCAGGCGACCATCGGCTACGGGCTCGACGAGGGCACGACGATGGGTCCGCTGCACTCGTCGGCCCAGAAGGCGTTCGTCGAGGAGATCGTGCAGGAGGCGAAGGATGCCGGCGCCGACGTGCGCGAGTACGGGGAGCTCCCCGGGGGCGACCTCGCGGGCGGCAACTTCCTGCGTCCCGCGATCGTCGTCGACGCCGACCCGTCGCTGCGGGTCGTGACGCAGGAGCAGTTCGGCCCCGTGATCCCGATCCTGCCCTTCGACACCGAGGAGGAGGCCGTCCGGCTCGCGAACGACACGTGGGGCGGACTCTGCGGCTCGGTGTGGACCGCGTCGTCCGAGGCGGCGCAGCGCGTCGGCTCGCAGCTCGTCTGCGGCTACGTCTGGGTCAACGACCACGGTGCGACGCGGCTCGACCTGCGCGCGCCGTTCGGCGGGATGAAGCAGTCCGGCATTGGACGCGAGCAGGGCATCGAGGGGGTGCGAGCCTTCCAGGACACGCGGTCGATCGCGACGATCGACCCCGATGCACTGGCGGCGATGGCGCACTGA
- a CDS encoding ABC transporter ATP-binding protein, which translates to MSTSVSPRRGRRAPKDGPRASLKQLLPFLLEHKRVLVVVALLSIVGAVATLAQPLLVGAVIGRVEAGEALGYLVWAIVALVVVASLISGYQHYLLQRTGTAVVYSSRRKLIGRILHLPIGEFDARRTGDLVSRVGTDTTLLYAVLTQGLADAVGNGLIFLGALVAMAIIDPVLLGLIVLVIGASIVTVGLLSGRIRKATRDQQEKVGELASGVERAVGSIRTVRASGASDREERALGELAEDTYDQGVRIAKVSALIVPVAGIALQLSLLVVLGVGGLRVAAGAITVAALVTFVMFLFMLVAPLGTFFGAFTSVNQALGALGRIQEILDLPTETQGDAAIAASLAGADSRRWTETRSESADLALDSAHLLVSERERGPAAPAPAIEFRDVRFRYPEAVVAARRKAEDAALAALEDAHVDKSVADDLRRLAEGESGPVPEEVDAAGEVLRGVSFAVPRGARVALVGPSGAGKSTTLALIERFYDPTSGAVLLDGQDVRTLDRDALRGQLGYVEQDAPTLAGTIAENLRLASPEASDDDCERVLRAVNLGEVLERSSLGIGAPVGESGVMLSGGERQRLAIARALLAAPPILLLDESTSSLDGLNEQRMRDAIDAVATGRTLVVIAHRLSTVVDSDHIVVMDHGRVVGQGTHSELVETTPLYRDLARHQLLV; encoded by the coding sequence ATGTCCACTTCCGTCTCACCCCGCCGCGGCAGGCGCGCCCCGAAGGACGGCCCGCGCGCGAGCCTCAAGCAGCTGCTGCCGTTCCTGCTGGAGCACAAGCGCGTCCTCGTCGTCGTCGCGCTGCTGAGCATCGTGGGCGCGGTCGCGACGCTCGCGCAGCCGCTGCTCGTGGGCGCGGTCATCGGACGCGTCGAGGCCGGCGAGGCGCTGGGCTATCTCGTCTGGGCCATCGTCGCACTCGTCGTCGTGGCATCCCTCATCTCGGGCTACCAGCACTACCTGCTGCAGCGCACCGGCACGGCGGTCGTCTACTCGTCGCGCCGCAAGCTCATCGGCCGCATCCTGCACCTTCCGATCGGCGAGTTCGACGCGCGCCGCACCGGCGACCTCGTCTCGCGTGTCGGCACCGACACGACCCTCCTGTACGCCGTGCTCACGCAGGGGCTCGCGGATGCCGTCGGCAACGGCCTCATCTTCCTCGGCGCCCTCGTCGCGATGGCCATCATCGACCCCGTGCTGCTCGGCCTCATCGTCCTCGTGATCGGCGCCTCGATCGTGACGGTCGGCCTCCTCAGCGGCCGCATCCGCAAGGCGACGCGCGACCAGCAGGAGAAGGTCGGCGAACTCGCCTCGGGAGTCGAGCGCGCCGTCGGGTCGATCCGCACCGTGCGGGCGTCGGGCGCGAGCGATCGCGAGGAGCGCGCACTGGGCGAGCTTGCCGAAGACACCTACGACCAGGGCGTGCGAATCGCCAAGGTGTCGGCGCTGATCGTGCCGGTCGCTGGGATCGCGCTGCAGCTGTCGCTCCTTGTCGTGCTGGGCGTCGGCGGTCTGCGCGTCGCGGCGGGCGCCATCACGGTCGCCGCCCTCGTGACGTTCGTCATGTTCCTCTTCATGCTGGTGGCCCCGCTCGGCACCTTCTTCGGCGCCTTCACGTCCGTGAACCAGGCGCTCGGCGCCCTGGGACGCATCCAGGAGATCCTCGACCTGCCCACCGAGACGCAGGGGGATGCCGCGATCGCGGCCTCCCTCGCCGGCGCGGATTCGAGGAGATGGACGGAAACGAGGAGTGAGAGCGCGGATCTGGCCCTCGATTCCGCTCATCTCCTCGTTTCCGAGCGGGAGCGCGGCCCCGCGGCACCCGCTCCCGCGATCGAGTTCCGCGACGTGCGGTTCCGCTACCCCGAGGCCGTCGTCGCCGCACGCCGCAAGGCGGAGGACGCGGCCCTCGCGGCCCTCGAGGACGCCCATGTGGACAAGTCCGTCGCCGACGACCTGCGCCGCCTCGCCGAGGGCGAGTCCGGCCCCGTTCCGGAGGAGGTGGATGCCGCCGGCGAGGTGCTGCGCGGAGTCTCGTTCGCCGTGCCGCGCGGCGCCCGCGTCGCACTCGTCGGCCCGTCGGGCGCGGGCAAGAGCACGACCCTCGCGCTCATCGAGCGGTTCTACGACCCGACGTCGGGCGCCGTGCTGCTCGACGGCCAGGACGTCCGCACGCTCGACCGCGACGCGCTCCGCGGCCAGCTCGGGTACGTCGAGCAGGATGCGCCGACGCTCGCCGGGACGATCGCCGAGAACCTCCGGCTCGCCTCACCCGAGGCATCCGACGACGACTGCGAGCGTGTGCTGCGGGCCGTGAACCTGGGCGAGGTGCTCGAGCGCTCGTCCCTCGGAATCGGAGCCCCGGTCGGTGAGTCGGGGGTCATGCTCTCGGGCGGCGAGCGTCAGCGCCTCGCGATCGCGCGCGCCCTGCTCGCGGCCCCTCCGATCCTGCTGCTCGACGAGTCCACGTCGTCGCTCGACGGGCTCAACGAGCAGCGCATGCGCGACGCGATCGACGCCGTCGCGACGGGCCGCACGCTCGTCGTCATCGCGCACCGGCTCTCGACCGTGGTCGACAGCGACCACATCGTCGTGATGGACCACGGCCGGGTCGTGGGTCAGGGCACCCACTCGGAGCTCGTCGAGACGACGCCGCTGTACCGCGACCTCGCCCGCCACCAGCTGCTGGTCTGA
- a CDS encoding Dyp-type peroxidase yields the protein MSGEGLAALAGLGSVAVERLSGITLPAPAPAPIEASSGLLGDEVPAPESATDASGEPVFDAAATADIQGNVIPGFHKDHQRFLFFAAGDLDGAREWLRWLAPRLSSMREVLDFRREFRRERLESGSATPTKTATWTAFALSHAAVLKLVGDDATGFGDQAFRQGMSARSTYLGDPSDPAAPGHRDGWRVGGEASEPDFLVIVAADTSGDLEAAASEILSEAHRRSVTLAFDQLGENLPGALSGHEHFGFKDGISQPGIRGATADGERLSPRYLDPRNPHARIFGKPGQPLVWPGQFVAGWPRQSPADPLVPDDGAGAFPDWARNGSYLVFRRLTQDVPAFWDFAARAAEAHGTDPVRFASLMVGRWPSGAPISRAPEEDDVALAGDEFAHNHFQFDDDTRQWMPAPELAEAGYAGDTHPRARADLFGDMCPVGSHIRKVNPRDSGTDFGAPADTFLRLMLRRGIPFGPPLAGVSDPSPELVATERGLLFAAYMTSIEDQFEFVVRRWANSPVQPNVGGHDPIIGQADVHGDRTRHIDLPTPSNGTRSVALEREFVTPTGGGYFFAPGISAVTEVLAAARSGGLGGP from the coding sequence ATGAGCGGGGAAGGGCTCGCCGCGCTGGCGGGCCTCGGGAGCGTCGCGGTCGAGCGGCTGTCGGGCATCACGCTCCCGGCGCCGGCGCCGGCGCCGATCGAGGCGTCGTCGGGCCTTCTGGGTGACGAGGTGCCGGCCCCGGAGTCCGCCACAGATGCGTCGGGTGAGCCCGTCTTCGATGCCGCCGCGACCGCCGACATCCAGGGCAACGTCATCCCGGGGTTCCACAAGGACCATCAGCGGTTCCTCTTCTTCGCCGCCGGCGACCTCGACGGTGCGCGCGAGTGGCTGCGGTGGCTCGCGCCGCGCCTGTCGAGCATGCGGGAGGTGCTCGACTTCCGGCGTGAGTTCCGGCGTGAGCGGCTCGAGTCGGGGAGCGCGACCCCGACCAAGACGGCGACCTGGACGGCCTTCGCCCTGTCGCACGCGGCGGTCCTGAAGCTGGTGGGCGACGATGCGACCGGGTTCGGCGATCAGGCGTTCCGGCAGGGGATGTCTGCACGCTCGACGTATCTCGGCGATCCGTCCGATCCCGCAGCACCCGGGCACCGAGACGGCTGGCGCGTGGGCGGGGAGGCCTCTGAGCCGGACTTCCTCGTGATCGTCGCCGCCGACACGTCCGGCGACCTCGAGGCCGCGGCATCCGAGATCCTGTCGGAGGCCCATCGCCGGAGCGTGACGCTCGCGTTCGACCAGCTCGGCGAGAACCTGCCCGGCGCCCTCTCGGGGCACGAGCACTTCGGCTTCAAGGACGGCATCTCGCAGCCGGGCATCCGCGGTGCCACCGCGGACGGGGAGCGGCTCAGCCCTCGCTACCTCGATCCGCGCAATCCGCACGCGCGGATCTTCGGCAAGCCGGGCCAGCCTCTCGTGTGGCCGGGACAGTTCGTGGCGGGCTGGCCGCGGCAGAGCCCCGCCGATCCCCTCGTCCCCGACGACGGGGCGGGAGCGTTCCCCGACTGGGCTCGCAACGGCTCGTACCTCGTCTTCCGCCGGCTGACGCAGGACGTCCCGGCGTTCTGGGACTTCGCCGCTCGGGCCGCCGAGGCGCACGGAACCGACCCGGTGCGCTTCGCCTCGCTCATGGTGGGGCGGTGGCCGAGCGGCGCGCCGATCTCGCGCGCTCCCGAGGAGGACGACGTCGCCCTCGCCGGTGACGAGTTCGCGCACAACCACTTCCAGTTCGACGACGACACGAGACAGTGGATGCCGGCCCCCGAGCTCGCCGAGGCGGGCTATGCGGGCGACACCCACCCCCGGGCGCGCGCCGATCTCTTCGGAGACATGTGCCCGGTCGGGTCGCACATCCGCAAGGTCAATCCGCGCGACAGCGGCACCGACTTCGGGGCGCCGGCCGACACCTTCCTGCGGCTCATGCTGCGCCGCGGCATCCCCTTCGGTCCGCCGCTCGCGGGGGTGTCGGATCCGTCGCCCGAGCTCGTCGCGACCGAGCGCGGACTGCTGTTCGCCGCCTACATGACCTCGATCGAGGACCAGTTCGAGTTCGTCGTGCGGCGCTGGGCGAACTCGCCCGTGCAGCCCAACGTCGGCGGGCACGACCCGATCATCGGGCAGGCCGACGTGCACGGCGATCGCACGCGGCACATCGATCTGCCCACGCCGTCGAATGGGACGCGCAGCGTCGCGCTCGAGCGGGAGTTCGTCACGCCGACGGGCGGCGGCTACTTCTTCGCCCCAGGCATCTCCGCGGTGACCGAGGTGCTCGCCGCGGCGCGCTCAGGCGGCCTCGGCGGCCCGTGA
- a CDS encoding AsnC family protein, with protein sequence MSDDIRTAIGAAEGGDPLPELRRLRALHADLARAEAEQVRRARTQGFSWLAIADALGVSKQAVHKKYGRR encoded by the coding sequence ATGAGCGACGACATCCGCACCGCGATCGGCGCGGCTGAGGGCGGCGACCCCCTCCCCGAGCTGCGCCGATTGCGCGCTCTGCACGCCGACCTCGCGCGCGCCGAGGCCGAGCAGGTGCGGCGCGCCCGCACGCAGGGCTTCTCCTGGCTAGCGATCGCCGACGCCCTCGGCGTGAGCAAGCAGGCCGTGCACAAGAAGTACGGTCGTAGGTAG
- a CDS encoding GntR family transcriptional regulator produces the protein MTDIAVVEDAEAVATRADLTQQIREAILGAEFAPHQRLIEADLSERYDASRAAVRTALLNLANEGLVERVPNRGARVRAISVDEAVEIVEVRIGLETLCARKAAENVTDADARELRRLRDEIGSAVASGNLVEYSRLNQELDRRIRELSRHRTATQLLERLRAQSARHQFRLAFHPGRAAQSAPEHIAIIDAILAKDPDAAEAATRAHLSGIVEVLHSLD, from the coding sequence ATGACCGACATCGCCGTCGTCGAGGACGCGGAAGCCGTCGCCACGCGCGCCGACCTCACCCAGCAGATCCGCGAGGCCATCCTCGGCGCGGAGTTCGCGCCGCACCAGCGGCTCATCGAGGCCGACCTGAGCGAACGCTACGACGCCTCGCGCGCCGCCGTCCGCACGGCGCTGCTCAACCTCGCGAACGAGGGTCTCGTCGAGCGCGTGCCCAACCGCGGCGCGCGCGTCCGAGCGATCAGCGTCGACGAGGCCGTCGAGATCGTCGAGGTGCGCATCGGCCTCGAGACCCTGTGCGCGCGCAAGGCTGCGGAGAACGTGACGGATGCCGATGCCCGCGAGCTGCGGCGCCTCCGGGACGAGATCGGGTCGGCCGTGGCATCCGGCAATCTCGTCGAGTACTCCCGGCTCAATCAGGAGCTCGACCGCCGCATCCGCGAGCTCAGCCGCCACAGGACGGCCACCCAGCTTCTCGAGCGGCTGCGCGCACAGTCGGCGCGGCACCAGTTCCGCCTCGCGTTCCACCCCGGGCGCGCAGCCCAGTCGGCCCCCGAGCACATCGCCATCATCGACGCGATCCTCGCGAAGGACCCCGATGCCGCCGAGGCGGCGACCCGCGCGCACCTGAGCGGGATCGTCGAAGTGCTGCACAGCCTCGACTGA
- a CDS encoding protein kinase, with protein sequence MSASLPEAAEVLDGRYRLEDCVGEGGMACVFRAEDLVLGRTVAVKLMRPGLEGGSSATARSEMAVLASLNHPSLVTLLDGSLAPDRQPYLVMEYVDGPTLSNRLAGGALTPGEVGEIAVELAEALHVVHAAGVVHRDVKPSNVLLCPPEFTGGRLHSKLADFGIAYLVGDSDATAPNEVIGTAAYLAPEQLRGAAPAPPADIYALGLVLLEALTGTRPHPHAGGIAAAIARLSAPLEIPETVDADWRQLLGRMLQTEPAMRPSALDVAQAAKALCLRMRGRTAPGGDAAIASLFGLDAADAVAGDSAAAGEVDPPTRPLPISALVAARAGSHVARPSTVARRRRAMIAGGLAAAAVTIVGVFGVGAMTTAETREDPPARAVVEQEPPPVVAEDQVDAPPADAVDSAPAGGPVDSGSAVVEPAGAVEPAGAVDPAPTAPTAGQQDSAAHDQHVQEARDRGAQGKGQGEPGSGKRK encoded by the coding sequence ATGTCAGCGTCCCTACCGGAGGCCGCGGAAGTGCTCGACGGTCGCTACCGCCTCGAAGACTGCGTCGGCGAGGGCGGCATGGCGTGCGTCTTCCGTGCGGAAGACCTCGTCCTCGGCCGCACGGTCGCCGTCAAGCTCATGCGCCCCGGCCTCGAGGGCGGTTCCTCCGCGACCGCCCGGAGCGAGATGGCCGTGCTCGCGTCGCTCAACCATCCGTCGCTCGTGACGCTGCTCGACGGGAGCCTTGCTCCGGATCGCCAGCCGTACCTCGTCATGGAGTACGTCGACGGTCCGACGCTCAGCAACCGCCTGGCGGGGGGAGCCCTCACGCCCGGCGAGGTGGGCGAGATCGCCGTCGAACTCGCCGAGGCGCTGCACGTCGTGCACGCCGCCGGCGTCGTCCACCGCGACGTCAAGCCGTCCAACGTGCTGCTGTGCCCACCCGAGTTCACGGGCGGCCGTCTTCACTCCAAGCTCGCCGACTTCGGCATCGCCTACCTCGTCGGGGACTCCGACGCGACGGCTCCGAACGAAGTAATCGGCACCGCCGCGTACCTCGCACCCGAGCAGCTGCGCGGCGCCGCGCCGGCTCCGCCGGCTGACATTTATGCGCTCGGGCTCGTGCTGCTCGAAGCGCTGACCGGGACGCGGCCCCACCCTCACGCGGGTGGCATCGCCGCGGCCATCGCGCGACTGAGCGCGCCGCTCGAGATCCCCGAGACCGTCGACGCGGACTGGCGGCAGCTGCTTGGACGGATGCTGCAGACCGAGCCCGCGATGCGGCCGTCGGCGCTCGACGTCGCGCAGGCGGCGAAGGCCCTGTGCCTGCGGATGCGCGGGCGCACCGCCCCCGGCGGGGACGCGGCGATAGCTTCCCTGTTCGGACTCGATGCCGCCGATGCGGTCGCCGGGGACTCCGCTGCCGCGGGCGAGGTCGACCCGCCGACGCGGCCGCTCCCGATCTCGGCGCTCGTGGCCGCGAGAGCGGGGTCGCACGTCGCTCGGCCGTCGACCGTGGCCCGGCGGAGGCGCGCGATGATCGCGGGCGGCCTCGCGGCCGCCGCGGTGACGATCGTCGGCGTCTTCGGCGTCGGCGCCATGACGACCGCAGAGACGCGGGAGGATCCGCCCGCTCGTGCGGTCGTCGAGCAGGAGCCGCCGCCCGTCGTCGCCGAAGACCAGGTGGACGCGCCGCCGGCGGATGCCGTCGACTCCGCGCCGGCCGGCGGGCCGGTCGATTCCGGAAGCGCCGTCGTCGAGCCCGCCGGTGCGGTCGAGCCCGCCGGTGCGGTCGATCCCGCTCCGACCGCGCCCACCGCCGGGCAGCAGGACAGCGCGGCCCACGATCAGCACGTGCAGGAGGCGCGGGACCGCGGAGCGCAGGGGAAGGGCCAGGGCGAACCCGGCTCGGGCAAGCGGAAGTGA